One Deltaproteobacteria bacterium DNA segment encodes these proteins:
- a CDS encoding transporter substrate-binding domain-containing protein: MKRLGTVWFLGFLVIVLAFGVSIAQARSLDQIIKAGEIRVGINPTLPPLGLFNEKNEIDGFDKDFAVEIAKKLGVKLKVVRVGSPDRIPFVAADKIDFVMGAMTRNSARAKIIDFTLPITTEAFGVLTTKKIPYENYKEFNRKDITFVQVRGTTPIPFIQKNLPKAKILLLDNYPDVIRAIAQGRADAMIDVIDYMWKYMKTHKQVKWKVIKTPVEIYFNCLGVAKGNYTLRDWLNVAIYELYRDGVVDRLWEKWFGGPIVFKVHWSEWF; encoded by the coding sequence ATGAAGCGTTTGGGAACAGTGTGGTTTTTGGGCTTTCTGGTGATCGTCCTTGCATTTGGCGTATCCATAGCCCAGGCAAGGAGCCTTGACCAGATTATCAAGGCAGGAGAGATTCGTGTCGGTATCAATCCCACCCTGCCACCGCTCGGGCTTTTCAATGAAAAGAATGAGATAGACGGTTTCGACAAGGATTTTGCTGTCGAAATCGCCAAGAAACTCGGTGTGAAGCTGAAGGTGGTGCGAGTCGGATCGCCAGACCGTATTCCATTTGTGGCTGCGGACAAGATCGACTTCGTTATGGGTGCGATGACCCGCAATTCCGCGCGGGCAAAAATCATCGATTTCACACTACCGATTACCACGGAGGCTTTCGGTGTATTAACCACAAAGAAGATACCTTATGAGAATTATAAAGAATTTAACCGTAAGGACATTACATTCGTACAGGTGCGCGGTACAACGCCCATTCCTTTCATCCAGAAAAATCTCCCCAAGGCAAAGATACTGCTTCTCGACAATTACCCTGATGTCATTCGTGCCATTGCACAGGGGCGCGCCGATGCAATGATAGATGTCATAGACTATATGTGGAAGTACATGAAAACCCACAAGCAAGTCAAATGGAAGGTGATCAAGACCCCGGTCGAAATCTACTTCAACTGCTTAGGTGTGGCCAAGGGAAATTACACACTGAGGGATTGGCTGAATGTAGCGATCTACGAGTTATATAGGGATGGAGTCGTAGATAGGCTATGGGAGAAATGGTTTGGCGGACCTATAGTATTCAAAGTACACTGGAGCGAGTGGTTCTGA
- a CDS encoding sugar phosphate isomerase/epimerase, with the protein MKFGICVCVEDIGAAERAGYDYVELTVTNVAPEVGKAEIANLKKRLGGFSIRPEAWRRFLPGELRLVGGEVDFANVTDYVRTTMGRIGELGGKVVVFGSPGARNIPEGFPRQRAHQQIVRFLQMTADVAAENDITVVIEPILRRNCNVINSVSEAVALASELGRPEVKVLADLYHMTADGEPLNVITETHGLLRHVHMPVPDISGLSEARNVTTTLPSYPVEGLLKKLREIDYTYTMSVEDLDRRFMNLEREAPLVLSHIRSTWEGFSSLSPRE; encoded by the coding sequence ATGAAATTCGGGATCTGTGTCTGTGTGGAAGATATTGGTGCGGCGGAACGAGCGGGTTATGACTATGTGGAGCTCACTGTCACGAACGTGGCCCCTGAAGTCGGCAAGGCCGAAATAGCGAATTTGAAGAAACGGCTGGGCGGTTTTAGCATTAGGCCTGAGGCATGGAGGAGGTTCCTACCTGGAGAGCTCCGGCTGGTGGGTGGAGAGGTGGACTTCGCAAATGTCACCGATTACGTCAGGACGACTATGGGCAGAATCGGGGAACTGGGCGGCAAAGTGGTTGTTTTTGGGAGCCCGGGGGCGAGAAATATCCCGGAAGGTTTTCCCAGGCAAAGGGCCCATCAACAAATCGTTCGCTTCCTGCAAATGACCGCCGACGTGGCGGCCGAGAACGATATCACCGTTGTGATAGAGCCTATCTTGCGAAGGAACTGCAACGTGATCAACTCGGTCTCGGAGGCGGTAGCCCTAGCCAGTGAGCTCGGCAGGCCGGAGGTCAAGGTCCTGGCTGATCTGTATCACATGACCGCTGATGGTGAACCACTGAACGTAATCACCGAAACCCATGGCCTTCTGCGCCACGTACACATGCCGGTCCCTGATATCTCCGGTCTGAGTGAGGCTCGCAATGTAACTACCACTTTGCCTTCATACCCTGTTGAGGGGTTATTGAAAAAACTACGGGAAATTGATTACACGTACACGATGAGCGTCGAGGATCTCGACAGGAGATTCATGAACCTCGAAAGGGAGGCGCCTTTGGTGCTTTCCCACATCAGATCGACATGGGAAGGGTTCTCTTCGCTATCCCCCCGTGAATGA
- a CDS encoding aspartate/glutamate racemase family protein — protein sequence MRILVINPNTSVRMTDHIRQELVRIKRPDTELAVLCPERGPDTIESAYDEAIAVPPTLDLVRKANREGYDAVILACFSDPGLEAAKEISEIPVIGIEESSLHMAAMLGAKFSVITPRKERIPSKREHVHMRGLDHFLASIRSLDLSVAETDADPEKTKRRVFEVARRAVEEDGAEVIILGCAGMAGYAPEIEEKLKIKILDPSAVALKVAEAMVDLGLVHSKVGLFSSPPEKPFK from the coding sequence ATGAGAATACTTGTCATCAACCCGAATACCTCGGTACGGATGACTGATCACATCCGGCAGGAACTCGTCCGGATAAAACGTCCTGACACGGAGTTGGCCGTTCTTTGTCCCGAAAGGGGACCCGATACGATAGAGTCCGCCTATGACGAGGCCATCGCGGTTCCACCGACCCTCGACCTGGTCAGGAAGGCCAATCGAGAGGGATACGATGCCGTGATCCTGGCCTGTTTCTCGGATCCAGGCCTGGAAGCCGCAAAAGAGATATCGGAAATCCCGGTCATCGGAATCGAGGAGTCGAGCCTCCACATGGCCGCCATGCTGGGAGCCAAGTTCTCCGTCATCACCCCCAGGAAAGAGCGCATTCCATCGAAAAGGGAGCACGTACACATGCGGGGGTTGGATCACTTCCTGGCTTCGATCCGTAGCCTCGATCTCTCGGTGGCCGAGACCGATGCAGACCCGGAAAAGACAAAGAGAAGAGTCTTCGAGGTGGCAAGAAGGGCCGTCGAGGAGGACGGCGCAGAAGTAATCATACTGGGATGCGCCGGAATGGCGGGCTATGCACCCGAGATAGAGGAAAAGCTGAAGATCAAGATCCTCGACCCCTCGGCAGTCGCTCTGAAGGTGGCTGAGGCCATGGTCGACCTGGGATTGGTCCATAGCAAGGTGGGCCTTTTCTCTTCTCCTCCCGAAAAACCGTTCAAGTAG
- a CDS encoding PLP-dependent aminotransferase family protein, with amino-acid sequence MSLESERPILFTRGNPAAEGLPLSEIIDCARTVFQEEGKVLFQYGHYSGYTPLREWIAQRYQVKLEQVLIGNGSMEFLTFIAGILVERGDTVYLEYPSYDRAITAMKRAGADVVGIPLEPDGISIESLRKELEISVPKLFYIIPDFQNPSGVTTSLEKRKEIARLAEQYGFLVIEDGPYRDLRYRGKDIPTIKELIPERVVHVSSFSKVLSPGLRIGFLIGPPDLMPELHKWSEDTYIHPALPTQGIAYEYCRRGLLGPNIERLKTLYRPRMEAMLEALDRFMEGAEWIKPDGGFFISVTLPDTIDGKAVRENSRSFGIVLTDGRGFFPDRRGDNFIRLPFCALTPEEIEEGIRRLTRAIERYKR; translated from the coding sequence TTGAGCCTGGAATCAGAGAGACCGATACTGTTTACGAGAGGGAACCCGGCGGCCGAGGGGCTGCCTTTATCCGAGATCATCGACTGTGCCAGGACCGTGTTTCAAGAGGAGGGGAAGGTACTGTTCCAATACGGACACTACTCGGGTTACACTCCTCTGCGCGAGTGGATCGCGCAGAGATACCAGGTCAAGCTCGAGCAGGTCCTGATCGGAAACGGTTCCATGGAATTCCTCACCTTCATCGCGGGAATCCTGGTCGAGAGAGGCGATACCGTCTACCTCGAGTACCCGAGCTATGACAGAGCGATCACGGCGATGAAGCGGGCAGGGGCCGACGTGGTCGGCATACCATTGGAGCCGGATGGGATAAGCATCGAAAGCCTGCGAAAAGAGCTGGAAATCTCTGTTCCGAAGCTCTTCTATATCATCCCCGATTTTCAGAACCCGTCCGGGGTTACCACCTCACTGGAAAAGAGAAAGGAGATCGCCCGCCTGGCCGAGCAGTATGGCTTTCTTGTGATCGAGGACGGTCCTTATCGAGATCTCAGGTACCGTGGAAAGGATATCCCCACCATAAAGGAGCTCATCCCGGAAAGGGTCGTTCATGTCTCGTCCTTCTCCAAGGTTCTCAGCCCCGGGCTCCGCATCGGGTTCTTGATAGGCCCGCCCGATCTGATGCCGGAGTTGCACAAGTGGAGCGAGGACACCTACATCCATCCGGCACTGCCGACCCAGGGGATAGCCTATGAGTATTGCCGGAGAGGGCTTCTCGGGCCCAACATCGAAAGGCTGAAGACCCTTTATCGTCCAAGGATGGAGGCCATGCTGGAGGCCTTGGACAGGTTCATGGAAGGGGCGGAATGGATCAAGCCCGACGGAGGGTTCTTCATATCGGTCACGCTTCCCGACACCATCGACGGCAAGGCTGTAAGGGAAAACTCAAGAAGCTTCGGCATTGTTTTGACGGACGGAAGGGGATTTTTCCCTGACCGGAGAGGCGACAACTTCATCAGGCTCCCCTTTTGCGCACTTACACCCGAGGAGATAGAAGAGGGAATAAGGAGACTGACCAGGGCGATCGAGCGTTACAAGAGATAG
- a CDS encoding indolepyruvate oxidoreductase subunit beta: MSGRALNFLIAGVGGQGIVMASDILSEVGARSGYDVKKSDILGLAVRGGSVVSHVRWAERVHAPVLEEGNADYLIGFEWLEVFRRISYVKAGGTIVVNDCRLDPVSVSSGQLPYPDRTEMLSQLERAAGKVYVIPGLETAIELGNSRTLNIVVLGALSKLLDIEAGVWKEVVKERVPARLVALNQKAFERGRSLTG, encoded by the coding sequence ATGTCGGGAAGGGCTTTGAATTTTCTCATCGCAGGGGTCGGAGGCCAGGGGATCGTAATGGCCAGTGACATCCTCTCTGAGGTTGGAGCCCGGTCGGGTTATGATGTGAAGAAATCCGATATTTTGGGTTTGGCGGTTCGGGGTGGCAGCGTTGTCAGCCACGTTCGGTGGGCGGAAAGGGTCCACGCACCGGTCTTGGAAGAGGGGAATGCCGACTATCTGATCGGGTTTGAGTGGCTGGAGGTCTTTAGGAGAATCTCCTACGTGAAGGCCGGGGGCACGATCGTGGTGAATGACTGCCGGCTCGATCCTGTTTCAGTCAGTTCCGGTCAGCTCCCGTACCCGGACAGGACAGAGATGTTGTCACAATTGGAAAGGGCGGCCGGGAAGGTCTATGTGATCCCGGGACTGGAGACAGCCATCGAGCTCGGCAATTCCCGAACTCTCAATATCGTCGTCCTGGGAGCGTTGTCGAAACTGCTCGACATCGAGGCGGGGGTCTGGAAAGAGGTGGTCAAGGAGAGGGTGCCGGCGAGGCTGGTTGCCTTGAACCAGAAGGCCTTCGAAAGGGGGAGGTCGTTGACCGGATAG
- the iorA gene encoding indolepyruvate ferredoxin oxidoreductase subunit alpha: MRVLLSGNEAIARGAYEAGIQVAAGYPGTPSSEILENVAKYEEIYSEWSVNEKVAMDMAAGAAYSGRRAMVTTKQVGMNVLSDSLFYTVYTGLEAGLVVVTADDPGMFSSQNEQDNRYYAKLGKLPLLEPGDSQEAKDFVIRGIELSESFDTPVMIRTTMRTSHSKSLVDLGERPEMKEEVGPFTRNAEKYNCMCLWAKKRHPMVEDRLLRLADYAETFPWNRIEWGDRSLGIIVSGVVYEYAREVFPDASFLKLGMTFPLPRLLIREFAGGVKRLVVIEELDPFLEEQIKAMGIEVVGKEIFPPCDELLPQTLRDLGTKAGLLPEDRARGAGTQPSGELPGRSPVLCPGCPHRTSFYLLNKMKLPVAGDIGCYNLGALPPFNAQHTMGAMGASIGVLHGMGKARLPEPAAATIGDSTFFHAGIPPLLNMVHNHGVGTVIIMDNFTTAMTGHQDNPGNDFTLMGEATRRVDIAELVRALGVEKILTVDAFDVEAMESALKECTGYGGTAVLIARGACVFVSRNPQPAYVVDTDLCTACGRCFRLGCPAIVKGEERNEKTGRRKAQIDPVLCTGCDVCRQVCPTEAIRKPEGNPS; this comes from the coding sequence ATGAGAGTCCTGCTTTCTGGAAACGAGGCCATTGCCAGGGGAGCATACGAGGCAGGGATTCAGGTGGCTGCCGGCTATCCGGGAACACCCAGTTCAGAGATACTTGAAAACGTGGCAAAGTATGAAGAGATCTATTCTGAATGGTCTGTGAACGAAAAGGTGGCCATGGATATGGCGGCCGGAGCGGCCTATTCCGGGCGTCGAGCCATGGTCACGACAAAGCAGGTCGGAATGAACGTTCTGTCGGATTCGTTGTTCTACACGGTCTACACGGGCCTGGAAGCGGGCCTTGTCGTAGTCACCGCCGACGATCCGGGCATGTTCAGTTCACAGAACGAGCAGGACAACCGTTACTATGCAAAGTTGGGAAAGCTCCCCCTCCTCGAACCTGGAGACAGCCAGGAGGCCAAGGACTTCGTGATTAGGGGAATCGAACTAAGCGAGAGCTTCGACACCCCGGTCATGATCCGGACCACCATGCGTACCTCCCACTCCAAATCCCTGGTCGACCTTGGTGAACGTCCTGAGATGAAGGAGGAAGTCGGACCGTTTACCCGTAACGCGGAGAAATACAACTGCATGTGTCTCTGGGCAAAGAAACGCCATCCCATGGTCGAGGACCGTCTGCTCAGACTCGCCGATTACGCCGAGACCTTCCCCTGGAACCGGATCGAGTGGGGGGATAGGAGCCTGGGAATCATCGTGAGCGGCGTGGTCTACGAATACGCCAGGGAGGTGTTCCCGGATGCCTCCTTCCTGAAACTCGGCATGACCTTTCCCCTGCCCAGGCTTCTTATTCGCGAATTTGCCGGCGGGGTGAAAAGGCTGGTCGTTATCGAAGAGCTGGATCCCTTTCTGGAGGAACAGATCAAGGCCATGGGCATCGAAGTGGTGGGAAAGGAGATCTTCCCGCCTTGCGATGAACTGTTGCCCCAAACCCTCAGAGACTTGGGAACCAAGGCAGGGCTTCTTCCCGAAGACCGGGCAAGAGGAGCCGGTACCCAGCCGAGCGGCGAACTTCCCGGCCGGAGTCCGGTGCTCTGTCCGGGGTGTCCGCACCGGACGAGCTTCTATCTCTTGAACAAAATGAAGTTGCCTGTTGCCGGGGACATCGGATGTTACAACCTGGGAGCCCTTCCTCCTTTCAACGCACAGCACACGATGGGCGCCATGGGAGCCAGCATCGGAGTCCTCCACGGAATGGGCAAGGCGCGGCTTCCAGAGCCTGCCGCAGCTACCATCGGGGACTCGACGTTTTTCCATGCCGGAATTCCCCCCCTGCTCAACATGGTTCACAACCATGGGGTCGGGACCGTGATTATCATGGACAACTTTACGACGGCGATGACGGGACACCAGGACAACCCGGGAAACGATTTCACCTTGATGGGAGAGGCGACAAGGAGGGTCGATATCGCTGAACTGGTCCGGGCCTTGGGGGTCGAGAAGATTCTGACTGTAGACGCCTTTGACGTGGAAGCCATGGAGAGTGCCTTGAAGGAGTGCACGGGTTATGGAGGTACGGCCGTTCTTATCGCCAGGGGTGCGTGCGTGTTTGTCTCGAGGAATCCCCAGCCGGCTTACGTTGTGGATACGGACCTCTGTACGGCTTGCGGCCGGTGTTTCAGGCTGGGCTGTCCGGCCATCGTGAAAGGCGAGGAGAGGAACGAAAAAACCGGGAGAAGAAAAGCCCAAATCGATCCGGTGCTCTGTACCGGATGCGATGTGTGTCGGCAGGTCTGTCCGACAGAGGCCATACGGAAGCCGGAAGGAAATCCATCGTGA